From a region of the uncultured Desulfatiglans sp. genome:
- a CDS encoding hypothetical protein (Evidence 5 : Unknown function), whose protein sequence is MDPDPRSLFDVALPFDDQLISRLETPDDLDAVPFDDTDLRAARVGDTVLDDENQPFAAPVNDGEKGDGERIGNDAAQEVEPCDHAGPNLEGRVVHQDFRPKSLGGGIGLEGDEIDAAEELLSRQGIDANLYGLADPEITDIALGHTGDDLDLLDVDDVQQRVAPVDEFTLVDVQMVDASADRRVHETVLVFHPGLIEIRLGTGPLGDAVIELLLRDDPPVEEFAAPVVNAFRQLIGRHGPVQSRLAGRDIDPGQEFPLRNGVSFAEKERLHTPGCIGGDPHVQVRFGFARQIQDVAERGGVYRNDGNRNLRRFAAAGFIGGFLVAASQEKNRPHKEGAEQQQQGCGPGWFRSGIDLMDAIGSPIRK, encoded by the coding sequence TTGGATCCGGACCCTCGTTCCCTCTTCGACGTTGCGCTGCCCTTTGACGATCAGCTGATCTCCCGGCTCGAGACCCCTGACGATCTGGACGCGGTCCCCTTCGATGACACCGATCTCCGTGCTGCGCGCGTGGGCGACACCGTCCTCGACGACGAAAACCAGCCGTTCGCCGCTCCGGTCAACGACGGCGAAAAGGGGGACGGAGAGCGCATCGGGAATGACGCGGCGCAGGAAGTCGAGCCTTGCGATCATGCCGGGCCGAATCTCGAGGGTCGGGTTGTCCATCAGGATTTTCGCCCGAAAAGTCTTGGTGGCGGGATCGGCCTTGAAGGCGATGAAATCGATGCGGCCGAGGAACTCCTTTCCCGGCAGGGCATCGATGCGAACCTTTACGGTCTGGCCGACCCGGAGATAACGGACATCGCTCTCGGGCACACTGGCGATGATCTCGATCTGCTCGATGTTGACGATGTCCAGCAGCGGGTCGCCCCGGTTGATGAATTCACCCTGGTCGACGTGCAGATGGTTGACGCGTCCGCTGATCGGCGCGTGCACGAAACCGTCCTGGTATTCCACCCGGGCCTGATCGAGATCCGCCTCGGCACGGGTCCGCTCGGCGATGCTGTAATCGAGCTCCTCCTGCGTGATGATCCGCCGGTCGAAGAGTTTGCGGCGCCTGTCGTAAACGCTTTCCGCCAGTTGATAGGCCGCCATGGCCCGGTCCAGAGCCGCCTTGCGGGCCGCGACATCGATCCTGGCCAGGAGTTCCCCCTCCGCAACGGCGTCTCCTTCGCGGAAAAGGAGCGCCTCCACACGCCCGGCTGCATCGGAGGCGACCCGCACGTCCAGGTGCGGTTCGGTTTCGCCCGGCAGATTCAGGATGTCGCGGAGAGGGGCGGGGTGTATCGGAACGACGGAAACCGCAACCTCCGGCGCTTCGCGGCCGCCGGCTTCATCGGTGGTTTTCTGGTCGCGGCATCCCAGGAGAAAAACAGACCCCACAAGGAGGGTGCAGAACAACAGCAGCAGGGGTGCGGCCCCGGATGGTTTCGATCCGGAATCGATTTGATGGATGCAATCGGATCTCCTATTCGAAAATGA
- a CDS encoding hypothetical protein (Evidence 5 : Unknown function): MTRRHPPAVIVLAAERHRFSPIFNPLSRPLSADRRLGHRVPFLERWIQNCLKTNANNQNKTTIICYCIIFSEKDFLDALRLSDLQNNKVLSSVLAGVKHVFFRIFLLKQGNVR; encoded by the coding sequence ATGACGAGACGTCATCCCCCCGCAGTCATTGTCTTGGCCGCAGAACGACACCGATTCTCGCCTATTTTCAACCCGCTGTCCAGACCACTCTCAGCAGACCGGAGGTTGGGGCATCGAGTTCCGTTTCTCGAAAGGTGGATCCAAAATTGTCTGAAAACTAATGCAAACAATCAAAATAAGACTACAATTATTTGTTATTGCATCATTTTTTCTGAAAAAGATTTTTTAGATGCGCTTCGGCTCTCCGACCTCCAGAACAATAAAGTCTTGAGCTCCGTCCTGGCCGGTGTTAAACATGTATTTTTTCGAATCTTTCTTTTGAAACAGGGCAATGTACGGTAG
- a CDS encoding Dihydrodipicolinate synthase translates to MENIHSPKGLLTDLVTPMQDDGSLDSRGLGRLLDRVAGNCQAVLLASPRAGEGGFLDPDARARLLEDALLVLRGRKPVLIWFTNEDEDRTRQTLVILNRLRKRHAAEHAVFFVDAPLYYHSNRGLASLYQEYRELTGDGMFLLYNDPVLVGSTAKRLKRSNIRTAILKELSSLPHLAGLIFHGSLDRAGDYQKAVRAHSDFRIYDGDEEHFLDFPSMSGVVSCGANLLSSGWQTIMQSSLHLEGSSKNYPDFLRQIWDLGNFLRLVKKRYDASPAAVIKAVLAKEGVIESPFSHVPCPSAEALAGEIAAMMKDRPL, encoded by the coding sequence ATGGAAAACATCCACTCCCCTAAAGGGCTCCTGACCGATCTCGTCACCCCGATGCAGGACGACGGATCGCTTGACAGCCGAGGCCTGGGACGTCTGCTCGACCGTGTCGCAGGCAACTGCCAGGCGGTGCTCCTCGCAAGCCCGCGGGCGGGCGAGGGCGGTTTCCTCGATCCGGACGCCCGGGCCAGACTCCTCGAAGACGCCCTGCTGGTACTTCGCGGCCGAAAGCCCGTCCTCATCTGGTTCACCAACGAAGATGAAGACCGCACCCGGCAGACCCTGGTGATCCTGAACCGCCTGCGGAAGCGTCACGCCGCGGAGCACGCCGTTTTCTTCGTCGATGCGCCCCTATACTACCACAGCAACCGCGGGCTCGCCTCCCTCTATCAGGAATACCGGGAGCTGACCGGCGATGGGATGTTTCTGCTCTACAACGACCCGGTTCTTGTCGGTTCGACCGCAAAGCGGCTTAAACGGAGCAACATCCGCACCGCCATCCTGAAAGAGCTCAGCTCGCTGCCGCATCTTGCGGGCCTGATCTTCCACGGCTCCCTCGACCGCGCCGGAGATTATCAGAAGGCGGTGCGGGCACACTCCGATTTCCGGATCTACGACGGCGACGAGGAGCATTTTCTGGATTTTCCGAGCATGAGCGGCGTGGTTTCCTGCGGCGCGAACCTCTTGTCCAGCGGCTGGCAGACGATCATGCAATCGTCGCTGCACCTCGAGGGATCTTCGAAAAACTACCCTGACTTCCTGAGACAGATCTGGGATCTCGGCAATTTCCTGCGCCTCGTCAAGAAGCGCTACGATGCTTCCCCGGCCGCCGTGATCAAAGCGGTCCTGGCGAAGGAGGGCGTCATCGAGTCCCCCTTTTCGCACGTTCCCTGCCCTTCGGCCGAGGCGCTGGCCGGGGAGATCGCAGCGATGATGAAAGACCGCCCACTGTGA
- a CDS encoding Uncharacterized phosphosugar isomerase aq_1546 encodes MAKPKRSGREILGQARQVLTIEAESILALVDKVGPSFVRAIEMILKSKGRVILTGMGKSGLIARKIAATLNSTGTPALFLHPAEAIHGDLGMVTHDDIVLAISNSGQTNEINMILPILKQMGTGVIGFTGRLDSSMAALCDEVIDVGVDREACPMGLAPTASTTAALAMGDALAVVLINQHRFSQDDFRRFHPGGSLGERLSVKLREIMLTGDRIPIVTLDTPIAEAIREMNVKDLGATLVVREDRTLEGIFTDGDIRRILLNDHPDLARPISSVMTPSPKTVDEDQTTLEALGLMELYEITHLAVVDRRHHVVGIVHLHDLLGREEFKINGKHPLP; translated from the coding sequence ATGGCGAAACCAAAACGTTCGGGTCGGGAGATCCTCGGTCAGGCCAGACAGGTTCTGACGATCGAGGCGGAAAGCATCCTCGCCCTCGTGGACAAAGTCGGCCCTTCCTTTGTAAGGGCCATCGAAATGATCCTCAAATCCAAGGGACGTGTCATCCTGACGGGCATGGGCAAGTCCGGCCTGATCGCCCGCAAGATAGCCGCCACCTTGAACAGCACCGGCACACCCGCCCTTTTCCTGCATCCCGCGGAGGCCATCCACGGTGATCTCGGCATGGTAACGCACGATGACATTGTCCTGGCCATCTCCAATAGCGGGCAAACGAATGAAATCAATATGATACTCCCCATTTTGAAACAGATGGGTACAGGGGTGATCGGATTCACCGGACGGCTCGACTCTTCGATGGCCGCCCTCTGCGACGAGGTGATCGACGTCGGCGTCGACCGGGAGGCCTGCCCAATGGGCTTGGCCCCGACCGCCAGTACAACCGCCGCCCTCGCCATGGGAGACGCCCTGGCTGTCGTCCTCATCAACCAGCATCGGTTCAGCCAGGACGACTTTCGGCGCTTCCACCCAGGCGGCAGCCTCGGTGAGCGGTTGTCGGTAAAGCTGCGCGAGATCATGCTGACGGGCGACCGCATCCCCATTGTAACGCTCGACACGCCCATCGCCGAAGCCATTCGTGAAATGAACGTCAAGGACCTGGGCGCAACGCTCGTCGTCAGGGAGGACCGCACCCTCGAGGGCATTTTCACCGACGGTGACATACGGCGCATCCTGCTCAACGACCACCCCGATCTTGCCCGCCCGATCAGCTCCGTCATGACCCCTTCCCCCAAGACCGTCGACGAAGACCAGACGACCCTTGAAGCCCTGGGGCTGATGGAGCTTTACGAGATCACGCACCTGGCCGTCGTCGACCGGCGCCACCACGTGGTCGGCATCGTCCATCTCCACGACCTGCTTGGGCGGGAGGAGTTCAAAATCAATGGAAAACATCCACTCCCCTAA
- a CDS encoding Isochorismatase hydrolase (modular protein), with product MGEKDKRNGEPLDFCRTAPSAEQARASDADEPCDDYRAATGIGDSEGEGDAAGSPRPGKGDALVLIDIQNDFLRGGALEVQGGEEVVPVLNRYMKVFEEKGLPIIATRDWHPPDHRSFRQQGGPWPPHCVQETPGAAFAPGLHLPGSVVIVSTGAEAEKEGYSGFEEETLEHHLKRTEAKRLWVGGLATDYCVRHTVLDALRRGYEVLLLEDAVRAVDVTAGDGERAIQEMQSEGAKLVRLESLLD from the coding sequence ATGGGTGAGAAAGATAAACGAAACGGAGAGCCGCTTGATTTCTGCAGGACTGCGCCGTCCGCTGAACAGGCGAGGGCGTCTGACGCCGATGAACCTTGCGACGACTACAGGGCGGCGACAGGCATTGGCGATTCTGAGGGCGAGGGAGATGCCGCCGGTTCCCCGCGACCTGGAAAAGGCGACGCCCTGGTCCTCATCGATATCCAGAACGACTTCTTGCGCGGCGGTGCGCTGGAGGTGCAGGGCGGGGAGGAGGTGGTCCCGGTCTTGAACCGTTACATGAAGGTTTTCGAGGAAAAGGGTTTGCCGATTATCGCAACGCGTGACTGGCACCCCCCGGACCATCGTTCCTTCAGACAGCAGGGCGGCCCTTGGCCGCCGCACTGTGTCCAAGAGACGCCCGGCGCGGCTTTTGCTCCGGGACTGCACTTGCCGGGATCCGTCGTCATCGTCTCGACGGGTGCGGAAGCGGAAAAAGAAGGATATTCGGGCTTCGAGGAGGAAACCCTCGAGCATCACCTCAAGCGGACAGAAGCCAAACGACTCTGGGTGGGCGGGCTTGCCACCGATTACTGCGTCCGCCACACGGTTCTCGATGCCCTGCGAAGGGGCTACGAGGTTCTCCTCCTCGAAGATGCGGTCCGGGCGGTTGATGTGACCGCGGGAGACGGAGAGAGGGCGATCCAAGAAATGCAATCGGAAGGGGCGAAGCTCGTGCGATTGGAGTCTCTCTTGGATTGA
- a CDS encoding Acriflavin resistance protein — protein sequence MIINQTALKRQVTVFALLVLIVVTGLYCYLTIPRESFPDITIPYVFVNTTYEGVAPEDMEELITVPIERKLKGLSDVEEIRSTSAEGISTVAIKFLPDIDIDDAVQKVRDKVDQAKPDLPNDLPDEPVILEVNFSDLPVIRVVLSGPFNLRRLQNFAEDLEDRIEAIPGVLDAELSGGLEREIHVAFDLDRVAAYNVPFSSIVDAVARSNVNMPGGSMDIGEGKYLVRVPEDFKQPAEIFSIVAFVRDGKPVYLRDIATILDTHKDPLTRSRINGEQSVTLAVKKRTGENIVQVTDEVKRVVAEMKPLLPPALTIDLTSDMSDDVRLMIADLENNILTGLVLVLAVIFIFIGGRSAFFVALAIPYSMLITFALLAAFGITLNMVVLFSLILALGMLVDNGIVIVENIYRHMQQGMTRGEAAAVGTDQVAWPVITSTLTTLGAFFPMLFWPGIMGEFMKFLPQTIIMALSASLFVALVINPVLSARYQTAKPAAPANGAQPGREPLVKRVYARLLDASLRHPILLVFLAFMLLIGSAAAFGLLGKGFEFFPETEPRRAYVHIKAPEGASLDASDRLVKEVEAVVFPYEDIRYVISDVGLVGGDPFSQGGTGTHLSRVALDFREFHDRTRPSSVIVKEIRSQLLERIIGAEVQVEKEEEGPPTGPPINLEISGDDIHVLGELAARVRKAISDIPGLVDLKDNFVKGKPEIRIRVDKEKAALLGLDTYYIAYTIKAAINGVKVGVFRDGKDEYDILARLPERDRHSIENLERLTVSGPSGEPIPLSTVAEISISSGLGAIMRLDQKRVVTISADVSGRLANDVIRDIEARIGAGFDWPRGYNHRFTGEQQEQEKASAFLSKAFTATLFLIFLVLMTQFNSFFTPCIILTSVLLSLIGVFLGLLITGTPFGVIMTGIGVISLAGVVVNNAIVLIDYYNQLKSRGMPFRDALVQAGMVRFRPVMLTAITTILGLLPMATGISLDFRRLAFDIGGESSQWWGPMAVAVIFGLSVATLLTLVLVPVLCFIVERGRAWFEGRGSRGNG from the coding sequence ATGATCATCAACCAAACCGCCCTCAAGCGGCAGGTAACGGTCTTCGCCCTGCTCGTCCTGATCGTCGTCACCGGTCTTTACTGCTACCTGACCATCCCGCGGGAATCCTTTCCGGACATCACCATCCCCTATGTGTTCGTCAACACGACCTACGAAGGCGTGGCGCCGGAAGACATGGAGGAGTTGATCACCGTCCCCATCGAGCGCAAGCTCAAGGGCCTTTCCGACGTTGAAGAGATCCGTTCGACATCGGCCGAAGGGATCTCCACCGTGGCCATCAAATTCCTTCCCGACATCGATATCGACGATGCCGTGCAGAAGGTCCGCGACAAGGTGGATCAGGCCAAACCCGACCTGCCCAACGACCTGCCGGACGAACCGGTCATCCTCGAAGTGAACTTCTCCGACCTGCCCGTGATCCGTGTGGTCCTCTCGGGCCCCTTCAATCTGCGCCGCCTGCAGAATTTCGCCGAGGATCTGGAGGACCGCATCGAGGCCATCCCGGGGGTGCTCGACGCCGAGCTGAGCGGCGGCCTCGAACGGGAGATCCATGTCGCCTTCGATCTCGACCGGGTGGCCGCCTACAACGTGCCCTTTTCGAGCATCGTGGACGCCGTCGCAAGAAGCAACGTCAACATGCCGGGCGGCAGCATGGACATCGGCGAGGGGAAGTATCTCGTGCGCGTCCCCGAAGATTTCAAGCAGCCGGCGGAGATCTTCTCGATCGTCGCCTTCGTACGCGACGGGAAACCCGTCTACCTCCGCGACATCGCCACCATCCTCGACACCCATAAAGACCCCCTCACCCGAAGCCGCATCAACGGCGAGCAGAGCGTGACCCTCGCCGTCAAAAAGCGCACCGGCGAAAATATCGTCCAGGTCACAGACGAGGTCAAACGGGTCGTCGCGGAAATGAAACCGCTCCTCCCGCCCGCGCTCACCATCGACCTGACCTCCGACATGTCCGACGACGTGCGGCTCATGATCGCGGATCTGGAGAACAACATCCTCACGGGCCTCGTCCTCGTCCTGGCGGTCATCTTCATCTTCATCGGCGGCCGCTCAGCCTTCTTCGTGGCGTTGGCCATCCCCTACTCGATGCTCATCACCTTCGCGCTTCTTGCGGCCTTCGGCATCACGTTGAACATGGTGGTCCTCTTCTCGCTGATCCTCGCGCTAGGCATGCTCGTGGACAACGGCATCGTCATCGTCGAGAACATCTACCGCCACATGCAGCAGGGAATGACGCGCGGGGAGGCGGCCGCGGTCGGCACCGATCAGGTCGCCTGGCCGGTGATCACATCCACACTCACCACCCTCGGTGCCTTTTTCCCAATGCTCTTCTGGCCCGGCATCATGGGGGAATTCATGAAGTTCCTCCCGCAGACCATCATCATGGCCCTTTCGGCCTCCCTCTTCGTGGCCCTGGTGATTAACCCCGTCCTTTCCGCACGCTACCAGACCGCCAAACCGGCGGCCCCCGCCAACGGCGCGCAGCCGGGCCGTGAACCGCTCGTCAAGCGGGTCTACGCCCGCCTCCTCGATGCGTCTCTGAGGCATCCGATCCTGCTGGTTTTCCTGGCCTTCATGCTTCTCATCGGTTCGGCGGCGGCCTTCGGACTCCTCGGCAAGGGCTTCGAGTTCTTCCCTGAAACCGAACCGCGGCGCGCCTATGTCCACATCAAGGCGCCCGAGGGGGCGAGCCTCGACGCCTCCGACCGCCTCGTCAAGGAGGTGGAGGCCGTGGTTTTCCCATACGAGGACATCCGCTATGTCATCTCCGACGTCGGCCTGGTCGGCGGCGACCCCTTTTCACAAGGCGGCACCGGCACCCACCTGAGCCGCGTAGCTCTCGATTTCCGGGAATTCCACGATCGGACGCGCCCCTCGTCCGTGATCGTCAAGGAAATCCGCAGCCAACTGCTGGAGCGGATCATCGGGGCGGAGGTGCAGGTGGAAAAAGAAGAGGAAGGCCCGCCCACCGGGCCACCCATCAATCTCGAGATCAGCGGCGATGACATCCATGTCCTCGGCGAACTCGCCGCCCGGGTCCGCAAGGCGATCAGCGACATCCCCGGCCTCGTGGACCTGAAAGACAACTTCGTCAAGGGAAAGCCGGAGATCCGCATCCGGGTCGACAAGGAAAAGGCTGCCCTCCTGGGGCTCGACACCTATTACATAGCCTACACCATCAAGGCCGCCATCAACGGCGTCAAGGTCGGTGTTTTCCGAGACGGGAAGGACGAATACGATATCCTGGCCAGACTCCCCGAGCGCGACCGGCACAGCATCGAGAACCTCGAGCGTCTCACCGTCTCCGGCCCGAGCGGAGAGCCGATCCCTTTGTCCACGGTCGCCGAGATCAGCATCTCAAGCGGCCTCGGCGCCATCATGCGCCTCGACCAGAAGCGCGTCGTCACCATCTCCGCGGATGTCTCCGGGAGGCTCGCCAATGACGTCATCCGGGATATCGAGGCCCGGATCGGGGCCGGATTCGATTGGCCTCGCGGCTACAACCACCGCTTCACCGGAGAACAGCAGGAGCAGGAAAAGGCATCGGCCTTTCTCTCGAAGGCCTTTACAGCCACCCTTTTCCTGATCTTCCTGGTCCTGATGACCCAGTTCAACTCCTTTTTCACTCCCTGCATCATCCTGACCTCCGTCCTCCTCTCCCTGATCGGGGTCTTTCTGGGCCTCCTGATCACGGGCACCCCCTTCGGCGTCATCATGACGGGGATCGGCGTCATCAGTCTGGCGGGAGTGGTCGTGAACAACGCCATCGTGCTGATCGACTATTACAACCAGTTGAAAAGCCGCGGGATGCCATTCAGGGATGCCCTGGTGCAGGCGGGGATGGTGCGGTTCCGGCCCGTTATGCTCACGGCTATCACCACCATTCTCGGGCTCCTCCCCATGGCGACCGGCATCAGCCTCGACTTCAGACGGCTGGCCTTCGATATCGGCGGGGAATCGAGCCAATGGTGGGGCCCGATGGCGGTCGCGGTCATCTTCGGACTGAGCGTCGCAACCCTCCTGACGCTGGTGCTCGTCCCGGTGCTCTGCTTCATCGTGGAAAGGGGGCGGGCATGGTTCGAGGGGCGCGGGAGCCGCGGCAACGGCTAG
- a CDS encoding hypothetical protein (Evidence 5 : Unknown function), translated as MAGHPSQKWVSSKEIIAITGISRATLNNYIRLGLLPRPVLANPRATAGGPKRLGYFPPSVLDRIEEIRQLKRSGKTIEAISAMLHEVPTERSALASFGEKSLSAYAEERRDEDSRSSRSAGGTDDGLRLTFDTERVPSYFIDSSLRVTWMNRAAGKGFFRQEMPGGTTRTGLNIFKLLFHWKMHESILNWKDLVRFHMSYAKRFMAREEIDFLYTGITRSEADLLREIWEGTAEFPETVFRVVRIPVLGRDGLSESVLMHSLSFREGVLFVVGADAPCLD; from the coding sequence ATGGCCGGACATCCATCTCAAAAATGGGTCTCGAGCAAAGAAATTATTGCAATCACGGGTATTTCTAGGGCAACACTCAATAATTACATCCGCTTGGGCCTTTTGCCCCGGCCGGTTCTGGCGAATCCCCGGGCCACGGCCGGCGGGCCGAAGCGGTTGGGCTATTTCCCTCCGTCCGTATTGGACCGTATTGAAGAAATTAGACAATTAAAAAGAAGCGGCAAGACAATCGAAGCCATCAGTGCGATGCTTCACGAGGTCCCGACAGAGAGATCCGCTCTTGCATCTTTTGGCGAAAAAAGCCTTTCAGCGTATGCCGAGGAGAGAAGAGACGAGGACAGCCGTTCTTCCCGCAGCGCCGGCGGCACAGACGACGGACTGCGCCTTACGTTCGATACGGAGCGGGTTCCCTCCTATTTCATCGATAGCTCGCTTCGTGTGACCTGGATGAATCGCGCCGCGGGAAAAGGATTTTTCAGGCAGGAAATGCCTGGCGGAACCACCCGGACAGGCCTGAACATCTTCAAGCTCCTTTTCCATTGGAAGATGCATGAAAGTATATTGAACTGGAAGGATCTGGTTCGATTTCATATGTCCTATGCCAAGCGCTTCATGGCCCGCGAGGAGATCGATTTCCTGTATACGGGCATTACCAGAAGCGAGGCCGATCTGCTGCGGGAGATTTGGGAGGGGACGGCGGAATTTCCGGAAACGGTGTTTCGGGTCGTGCGCATCCCTGTGCTGGGCAGGGATGGTTTGTCGGAATCGGTGCTGATGCACAGTCTGTCGTTTCGGGAGGGGGTTCTTTTTGTGGTTGGAGCGGATGCCCCGTGTCTGGATTGA
- a CDS encoding Efflux transporter, RND family, MFP subunit encodes MIPIQSSLHPEMVFFPHLCVNLQIGLCGDRQAVPAQTHGAPDMGRKSSFSNRRSDCIHQIDSGSKPSGAAPLLLLFCTLLVGSVFLLGCRDQKTTDEAGGREAPEVAVSVVPIHPAPLRDILNLPGETEPHLDVRVASDAAGRVEALLFREGDAVAEGELLARIDVAARKAALDRAMAAYQLAESVYDRRRKLFDRRIITQEELDYSIAERTRAEADLDQARVEYQDGFVHAPISGRVNHLHVDQGEFINRGDPLLDIVNIEQIEIIASVPESDVRYLRVGQTVKVRIDALPGKEFLGRIDFIAFKADPATKTFRAKILMDNPTLEIRPGMIARLDFLRRVIPDALSVPLFAVVDRSGERLVFVVEDGVAHARSTEIGVIEGDRVQIVRGLEPGDQLIVKGQRNVEEGTRVRIQ; translated from the coding sequence GTGATACCCATTCAATCCAGTCTCCATCCGGAAATGGTCTTTTTCCCCCATCTGTGTGTCAACCTGCAGATTGGCTTATGCGGCGACCGGCAGGCCGTCCCCGCGCAAACACATGGTGCCCCCGATATGGGCAGAAAATCCTCATTTTCGAATAGGAGATCCGATTGCATCCATCAAATCGATTCCGGATCGAAACCATCCGGGGCCGCACCCCTGCTGCTGTTGTTCTGCACCCTCCTTGTGGGGTCTGTTTTTCTCCTGGGATGCCGCGACCAGAAAACCACCGATGAAGCCGGCGGCCGCGAAGCGCCGGAGGTTGCGGTTTCCGTCGTTCCGATACACCCCGCCCCTCTCCGCGACATCCTGAATCTGCCGGGCGAAACCGAACCGCACCTGGACGTGCGGGTCGCCTCCGATGCAGCCGGGCGTGTGGAGGCGCTCCTTTTCCGCGAAGGAGACGCCGTTGCGGAGGGGGAACTCCTGGCCAGGATCGATGTCGCGGCCCGCAAGGCGGCTCTGGACCGGGCCATGGCGGCCTATCAACTGGCGGAAAGCGTTTACGACAGGCGCCGCAAACTCTTCGACCGGCGGATCATCACGCAGGAGGAGCTCGATTACAGCATCGCCGAGCGGACCCGTGCCGAGGCGGATCTCGATCAGGCCCGGGTGGAATACCAGGACGGTTTCGTGCACGCGCCGATCAGCGGACGCGTCAACCATCTGCACGTCGACCAGGGTGAATTCATCAACCGGGGCGACCCGCTGCTGGACATCGTCAACATCGAGCAGATCGAGATCATCGCCAGTGTGCCCGAGAGCGATGTCCGTTATCTCCGGGTCGGCCAGACCGTAAAGGTTCGCATCGATGCCCTGCCGGGAAAGGAGTTCCTCGGCCGCATCGATTTCATCGCCTTCAAGGCCGATCCCGCCACCAAGACTTTTCGGGCGAAAATCCTGATGGACAACCCGACCCTCGAGATTCGGCCCGGCATGATCGCAAGGCTCGACTTCCTGCGCCGCGTCATTCCCGATGCGCTCTCCGTCCCCCTTTTCGCCGTCGTTGACCGGAGCGGCGAACGGCTGGTTTTCGTCGTCGAGGACGGTGTCGCCCACGCGCGCAGCACGGAGATCGGTGTCATCGAAGGGGACCGCGTCCAGATCGTCAGGGGTCTCGAGCCGGGAGATCAGCTGATCGTCAAAGGGCAGCGCAACGTCGAAGAGGGAACGAGGGTCCGGATCCAATGA